One segment of Macaca fascicularis isolate 582-1 chromosome 2, T2T-MFA8v1.1 DNA contains the following:
- the TADA3 gene encoding transcriptional adapter 3 isoform X2, giving the protein MSELKDCPLQFHDFKSVDHLKVCPRYTAVLARSEDDGIGIEELDTLQLELETLLSSASRRLRVLEAETQILTDWQDKKGDRRFLKLGRDHELGAPPKHGKPKKQKLEGKAGHGPGPGPGRPKSKNLQPKIQEYEFTDDPIDVPRIPKNDAPNRFWASVEPYCADITSEEVRTLEELLKPPEDEAEHYKIPPLGKHYSQRWAQEDLLEEQKDGARAAAVADKKKGLMGPLTELDTKDVDALLKKSEAQHEQPEDGCPFGALTQRLLQALVEAGKGGGEPAGAEAAGAHG; this is encoded by the exons ATGAGTGAGTTGAAAGACTGCCCCTTGCAGTTCCATGACTTCAAGTCTGTGGATCACCTGAAGGTCTGTCCCCGCTACACGGCAGTGCTGGCGCGATCCGAGGATGATGGCATCGGCATCGAGGAGCTGGACACCCTGCAGCTGGAGCTTGAGACCCTGCTGTCTTCTGCCAGCCGGCGCCTGCGTGTGCTTGAGGCCGAAACCCAG ATCCTCACCGACTGGCAGGATAAAAAAGGTGACCGACGATTCCTGAAGCTGGGTCGAGACCATGAACTTGGAGCTCCCCCGAAACATGGAAAGCCCAAGAAGCAGAAACTGGAAGGGAAGGCGGGACATGGGCCGGGCCCTGGCCCAGGACGGCCCAAATCCAAAAACCTTCAGCCCAAGATCCAGGAATATGAATTCACTGATGACCCTATCGACGTGCCACGGATCCCCAAAAATGATGCCCCCAACAG GTTCTGGGCTTCAGTGGAGCCCTACTGTGCTGACATCACCAGTGAGGAGGTCCGCACACTTGAGGAGCTACTGAAGCCCCCAGAAGATGAGGCTGAGCATTACAAG ATCCCACCCCTGGGGAAGCACTACTCCCAGCGTTGGGCCCAGGAGGACCTGCTGGAGGAGCAGAAGGATGGGGCCCGGGCAGCAGCCGTGGCTGACAAGAAGAAAGGCCTCATGGGGCCACTGACTGAACTGGACACTAAAG ATGTGGATGCCCTGCTGAAGAAGTCTGAGGCCCAGCATGAACAGCCGGAAGATGGATGCCCCTTTGGTGCCCTGACGCAGCGCCTCCTGCAGGCCCTGGTGGAG